The nucleotide sequence TTGATGAAAGATTATTGTCAATATCAGTTAATCTGCTGAGTTCAAGGTGAGAGCAAGCaattgcttattttgtctgaccaagAATCCTAAAGATATGCACTTGACAATAACATAAAACAGCCTAAAATGATCACAGTTTCACCACCAGATAAAAGCAGGCAGTATGTAAGGAACATCTAATTCAAGAACATTAACTACAATGTGAGCATAGACATGGgcatgagaaagaaaggagtttGACACTTTTGTTTTACTACCAAACTCCTCACAGGTTTAAGTAGTAGGGAAGAGGAACAtaattgctgtgtttttttatatagctaatgtgtgtgttctcattgTTTTGAGTGCTTACACAGGACTCCACATTGTTTCTTTTGATAGTAGCTCTGGGCATCACTGAAGTATTTGTGagtaaaaagtaattaaaattaCAATGGGCTAGCCAGTGTGGAGCTGGGTAGGTGGAGGGAGCACAGCAGACGATGACTTGGCTCCAACTCACTGCCCTTGTACTCATTCATTAGTGATGCATTGGTTCTTGCTCAGCCCTCCCATCTCATCAGAAACAGTACCCTCGTGGACAAAGACAGGGTTGTATAGATGTGCCCATTATGTTAATATCAACTCCCCAAGCTTTTACACACAACCACTGTGAAAAGTACCAACTTTTTACATTGATGTATAGGGAATTGACCCTGCTACTGCTGTATGGGAGAATGTGTGGCTAAATCCTGCCAGTGTTGTGCGTGCATGTACTACCTAGGAGGTTGAATTGACTCCTTGACTTTCAGTGCATGTACTCGCTATTGACTGGAGTGCTTTGCTTGGCCTTGGACACTTGTTAATCgtaattaaatgttgttttttttctctctttgtgtgtcttcTACTTCTAGCTGGCAACGGTCAGATGGTCCAGATGGACCCCAGTAAGTCCGGCTTTGTGGGTTCACAAGTGGAGCTGCGCTGCATTTTCAGCAACAGTAACCCACCTGTCAAGATCTCTCAAGTCACCTGGCAGAAGCTCCTCAACGGCACCAAACAGAACGTGGCCATAGCCAACCCTGCCCTCGGTGTGTCCGTTCTGCCGCCTTTCAAGGAGCGGGTCAGCTTCAAGCAAGCAGCAGTTCGTCACCGTACGCCCTCACTGGAGGACACCACCATCATGTTCTCCAACTTGCAGTTGTCTGATGAAGCTGCCTACATCTGCGAGTACACCACGTTTCCTGCAGGCAACCGTGAGAACATGGTCAACCTCACGGTATTTGGTAAGAACTTGTAGAAAATGTGGTAAACTTTGGAGACTATCAGTGATTTTTAAGGCTTTTGAATATGCAGTGTTTGTAATTTTACACAACTGACAAAATATTTTGCTTTAGCGAAAACATTGAAAAACTATGCAGATCAAAATCGGAGTCATCAATTCATTTTTCAGATTGTGTAATTGTGCAGTGGTTCAAGtttttaacctaaaaaaaatggaaaaatcagATTCTACAACTGCAACTAAGAAGTGATTTCCTAGAACATGTTACTGCTGGCCTGATCTTATGTCAAATCTAGTTTCTATCTgactgaaacaaacattttcctttaaaatcagATAACTGCCGGCCAAACAGGGTCAAACTGATGTCTTCCTTTTTAGTGAGAGGCAAAAAGAAACAGTTTTACAGCTTTGCTCATCAACATTACATTACCACAGGCTTTGTTGTAAAATAAGCTGAATTCCTTTAGAGCACCTCGAACCAGATGGCCTGTTTCTATTTGCTAAAGCTGCTGGTTGGTTGTTTACAGTTATATCTCCCAGTCTGCAATTGTGAAAAGCTCCGTACTGCAGCAGCCACAAGGCTCCCACTCCATTGTGGAACTTGTAGTTGATTATACATGTTCAGTGTTGAAgtgaaaatcattttaactgACTTGTGATGTGATGAGTGGGATGATGTGTCGTTTAACACCAATCCCAGATTGGCCCATATGGCTTTTATAAAATAGGAAACTACCGCAGAGAGCAGTCAATAAAAATGGCAGGTGAGACGGAAATCAATAAGGCCACTTCAGAGTGTGTAATTTGGCTTGAATAATCTCAtcttgggaaaaaaaaggagtatCTGAGATGTAGTTAATCTTGAAGAGAGACAGCTTTGAAAAGGCTGTTCTCTGACTCTGATTAGAGATCTAATTAGAAATTAAGTGTTGGTATGTTTTCTATTAAGTCCCAGTAAAAGAAAACGTACTTGGCTTAAGTAGTCCCTGTTGCCAGAGCTTCTTGTCAGCTCTGAGTTCCCATTTTGTGTCACTGAGCCTCTGAGGTCTTTTTAGGCTTCTGTGGCTCAGTGAACATCAGGAACCTGAGTGCAGATAACCAACCAGCAGCCTTCAAAGATCTCTTTCAGTTGTGCGTTCGCTCAAGCTCAAGCCTGCCTTTTGATGTACTAAGAGTAGATTGCTAATTGGCAACTCACAAAGGATTCAAATTGGATGACTGTGCATTTGGGTAGGCAAGTGGGTTCTACATCTGTGAGAGATTTGACAACTGCTTTGGCTTTGAGAAGGGAAAGAAGCAAAACTTTGCCTGATTTGAGTTACAACACAGTTTTCATCTCAGCCCCtgagtttaatttaattcaaatagCTGTTTTCATCAAATCTAAGGCTGAGTGTAGGTGAAGTAGACAAAATTAGGCTCTAAAATTAGAtgcaaagtgaaagaaaaaaaacttaagaTCTCTGTTTAATAAGCTTCAATTACATTTTAGTGATTTAgttgctttgtgttttcttttctacaGCTCGCCCTATGACACGTATGACCTTGACAACACCCACCATTGTGGCCAGGGCTCAGAAACGCAAGATGACTGTTGCCACTTGTGTATCAGCCAATGGGAAGCCCCCAAGCGTGATCAAATGGGACACCAGGTTGAAGGGTGAAGCCACTTACCAGGAGACTCGCAACCAAAATGGGACGGTGACGGTACGGAGCAACTACGTGGTCATACCGAGCCGGGAGACCCACAAACAGAAGCTCACATGTATTGTGACCTACCGAAATGAAAAGATCACAGACAGCGTGGTGCTCAATGTGCAATGTAAGAATCCAATCTCTCAAAACTCCTATATGAGCGAGTGTTTGGtttttacaagttttttttcagtttatgataaaatacatttaatttttgcctttattttatgTTCCCATGTACCAAATCATGTTTCCCCTGTAAGACGACACCAATCACTGTATAGTTTATAGTAAACAAGGTCTTCCTGCAAACAGCTCAACCCAGTATGTAATGTGAAAACACAAGTGAGCTGCTGATTATGCACCAGACCACCTTTAAGTATTAGGTCTTTTTAAAATCTGGTTTTCACCCAGTTGCCCCGCCCAATcccagttttagttttttttatttatttattcagaaaaaaggaaaactgaaactgaatcaTGACCTCTACTTACAGTATGCATGGGTTCACTGCTTTTTGTTAGAATTCATCATGATTTACACCCTTTTataagtgcaaaaaaaacattttcagcagtGTAGTAAAAAGACTTGATCAACACCACGTCCAGTTGTGGTCCCTATACTAGACTTATTATTAATCTGAAACTATTTGCATCAATGGGGTTTTGAAAACAGAGTTGTTTgaaatttgacatatttgatcACATATGCTTTgagataattaaaaatattataattggGATGATTTAACTGACAAAAAGAATAGAGAACCACTTAATTACTAATGGATGAAATTGAAGCATTACTGTTTTACAAGTATGTTACAATCAAATATTTGTACGCTTTACCAGAGCTGAAATAATTAAACAGTTTCTTGTTGTGGAGGGAAGCACTGACATCAGCATGCCTGTCTTGCAGATGAACCCGAGGTGAAGATCGAGGGCTTTGATGGGAACTGGTACCTGAACCGTCAGAATGTTCAGCTGACCTGCAGGGCTGATGCTAACCCCCCTGTCACGATCTACCAGTGGAAACTGTGAGTCTGACTAAACCCTAACAAAACCCCTTAAGGCTGAGAAGACGAGACAAGAGCATGGCTATGTGTTGTTTCTCTCATGTTAGATTTCTGGCTGGGGGGAAAGaaaagtgggtttttttgtggagaGCTTGCTAAAGCACAGGGAGGCAATTTCATACAATGTGCTAGTCGAATGGAGTCTGCTCTTTTCCACCATTCGTTTTCTTTATCCTCTCCAgaaatgtgtctctgtgtatttgtTATCATGTGTTTGGTTgcgtgtgtccatgtgtgtatctgtccgcAGCCAGTCTGGCATCTACTGGAACCatcagcctttttattttttgtgcacatttatgactgTATGCTAAGGGGATCTCTCATGGTTACAGTGACTCACAATTGTTGGAAAAAACCTAATTTGTAACATGTTTTATACCACCATTGATTACTGACTCCTTACTCCTCTTAACTGGCTGGTAGGGGCCACAAGAATTTCTGGCAATCGGCTAGTCTTTAACCAAATCCTTTGCATTTCATATGCCACAAAAAACTGACTCTATAGAAATGTTTGGTTTCATCTT is from Scomber scombrus chromosome 5, fScoSco1.1, whole genome shotgun sequence and encodes:
- the nectin1b gene encoding nectin cell adhesion molecule 1b, giving the protein MAMCVGIWILLLALHIQAGNGQMVQMDPSKSGFVGSQVELRCIFSNSNPPVKISQVTWQKLLNGTKQNVAIANPALGVSVLPPFKERVSFKQAAVRHRTPSLEDTTIMFSNLQLSDEAAYICEYTTFPAGNRENMVNLTVFARPMTRMTLTTPTIVARAQKRKMTVATCVSANGKPPSVIKWDTRLKGEATYQETRNQNGTVTVRSNYVVIPSRETHKQKLTCIVTYRNEKITDSVVLNVQYEPEVKIEGFDGNWYLNRQNVQLTCRADANPPVTIYQWKLLNGSLPSNVEIKNNTLFFKGPVTYDLAGTYVCDATNGIGTRTGIVDVNITEFPNNPPPGGHEIPQEQHNAGAAIGGAVGGVALLGVAAILLFIFLRRRQRTFKGDYSTKKHVFGNGYSKAAHPPIPKNLQYPEDSDDEKKPAQIGGPGGFEASERDFDAEAEDLKRPYFTVDEGESRDYDERTLDFQYDPEPEIADDMISQTDGSVISKKEWYV